One window of the Camelina sativa cultivar DH55 chromosome 1, Cs, whole genome shotgun sequence genome contains the following:
- the LOC104792457 gene encoding T-complex protein 1 subunit theta-like encodes MVGMSMQPYGIQSMLKEGYRHLSGLDEAVIKNIEACKELSTITRTSLGPNGMNKMVINHLDKLFVTSDAGTIVNELEIQHPAAKLLVLAAKAQQEEIGDGANLVISFAGELLQNAEELIRMGLHPSEIISGYTKAINKTVEILEQLVESGSQTMDVRNKDEVISRMRAAVASKQFGQEEIICSLVADACIQVCPKNPTNFNVDNVRVAKLLGGGLHNSCIVRGMVMKSDAVGSIKRMEKAKVAVFAGGVDTNATETKGTVLIHSAEQLENYAKTEEAKVEELIKAVAESGAKVIVSGGSIGEMALHFCERYKIMVLKISSKFELRRFCRTAGAVAHLKLSRPSPDDLGYVDSISVEEIGGVTVTIARNEEGGNSISTVVLRGSTDSILDDLERAVDDGVNTYKAMCRDSRIVPGAAATEIELAQRLKEYANAEIGLDKYAISKYAESFEFVPKTLADNSGLNAMEIIAALYTGHGSGNAKLGIDLEEGACKDVSETKVWDLFATKLFALKYASDAACTVLRVDQIIMAKPAGGPRRDAAAAAGAGAEED; translated from the exons ATGGTGGGTATGTCGATGCAGCCATACGGTATCCAATCGATGCTTAAAGAAGGTTACAGGCATCTCTCGGGTCTCGACGAAGCCGTCATTAAGAACATTGAAGCTTGCAAGGAGCTCTCCACCATTACCCGCACCTCTCTCGGCCCTAATG GAATGAATAAAATGGTTATCAATCATTTGGATAAACTGTTTGTGACAAGTGACGCTGGTACTATTGTGAACGAACTTGAGATTCAGCACCCGGCTGCTAAACTTTTGGTTTTAGCTGCTAAGGCACAGCAAGAAGAAATTGGAGATGGTGCTAATCTGGTTATCTCTTTTGCTGGTGAACTTCTTCAAAACGCTGAGGAGCTTATCAGGATGGGGCTTCATCCCAGTGAGATCATTAGTGGATATACTAAAGCTATCAATAAG ACTGTTGAAATTTTGGAACAACTGGTTGAGAGTGGTTCTCAGACCATGGATGTGCGTAACAAGGACGAAGTTATTTCCCGGATGAGAGCAGCTGTTGCAAGCAAGCAGTTTGGCCAAGAGGAGATCATATGCTCTTTGGTCGCTGAC GCATGCATTCAAGTCTGCCCAAAGAACCCTACGAATTTCAATGTTGATAACGTCCGTGTTGCCAAGCTTTTGGGAGGAGGCTTGCACAATTCTTGCATAGTCCGTGGTATGGTCATGAAAAGTGATGCTGTTGGTAGCATTAAGCGGATGGAGAAGGCTAAG GTTGCTGTATTTGCGGGTGGCGTTGATACTAATGCAACAGAGACCAAAGGAACTGTCCTCATTCATAGTGCTGAGCAG CTAGAGAACTatgcaaaaacagaggaagctaAAGTTGAGGAGTTGATTAAAGCTGTTGCTGAATCAGGAGCCAAAGTCATTGTTAGCGGGGGATCCATTGGAGAAATGGCATTGCATTTCTGTGAGCGCTACAA GATAATGGTATTGAaaatcagctcaaagtttgaaCTGAGGCGCTTCTGCCGTACAGCTGGTGCTGTCGCCCAT TTAAAGCTTAGCCGGCCAAGCCCTGATGATCTGGGATATGTTGATTCTATATCAGTTGAGGAAATTGGTGGTGTGACA GTCACAATTGCTAGAAACGAGGAAGGTGGTAACTCCATCTCTACCGTGGTTTTGCGTGGAAGCACGGATAGCATTTTGGACGACCTTGAGAGAGCTGTTGATGATGGAGTTAATACATACAAG GCCATGTGCAGAGACAGCCGTATTGTTCCTGGGGCTGCAGCTACTGAGATAGAATTGGCTCAAAGATTGAAGGAATATGCCAATGCAGAAATAGG GTTGGACAAATATGCTATCTCCAAATACGctgagagttttgagtttgtaCCCAAAACCCTTGCAGATAATTCTGGCCTCAATGCAATGGAAATCATAGCCGCTCTGTACACTGGACATGGATCTGGAAACGCAAAACTAGGCATTGACTTAGAGGAAGGTGCTTGTAAAGATGTTTCAGAGACGAAAGTATGGGATCTTTTTGCAACCAA GTTATTTGCTCTTAAATATGCTTCAGATGCTGCATGCACTGTGCTTCGTGTAGACCAG ATTATAATGGCGAAACCAGCTGGTGGACCAAGGAGAGATGCAGCTGCCGCCGCAGGTGCTGGTGCCGAGGAAGACTAA
- the LOC104792543 gene encoding uncharacterized protein LOC104792543, with translation MGRNIGSAFRQELANLDKDPDSHKTAMSNLRSIVKDLDAKVIHVFVDQLSQVKEIGSESGGYTVSLFEDLARAHGVKIAPHVDTIMPAIVRTLSFSEGSLRVQQACSKAVAAMARFGIDPTTPGDKKTNVVHSLCKPLSDSLIDSQHQQHLALGSALCLKSLVDCDNWRSASSEMVNNVCQSLAVALEATSSEANSHMALVMTLAKHNPFTVEAYARLLVKSGLRILDLGVVEDDSQKRLLAIQMLNFLMKNLNPKSVFSELELICHEMEKHQKDEVHYVKMAAYETMRQAEILIAEADPMFDAENCKPRISLSGSIKSTPSLGAHDGSVYSRHDGSCVNDQDEDDVLFSGVGSGRTAVSGSPLVDYRENNQETDSVIESPRYGNQIQCFGVEDENIESVWFHQRNRSSEFNESVSSRTNRSRSSRRSTKKRQSGDICSKHHRHGFTQDPFTELLDNREQLQQFSESSSSSSIYDTSGTTSPTNTTEDIYEKPKSDLDSEAKLKTGETDIDPRLGRSKRVLKFGLGVFSIAVAGFASFMWMHLQDDMMPHLVPT, from the exons ATGGGTAGAAATATCGGTTCGGCATTTAGACAAGAGTTGGCTAATCTTGATAAAGATCCAGATTCTCACAAGACTGCAATGAGCAATCTGAGATCCATTGTGAAAGATTTGGATGCTAAGGTGATTCATGTCTTTGTTGATCAACTTTCTCAAGTCAAAGAGATTGGTTCTGAATCTGGTGGCTACACGGTTTCTCTCTTTGAAGACCTTGCTCGTGCTCATGGAGTCAAAATCGCTCCTCATGTAGATACTATCATGCCAGCGATCGTAAGGACGTTGAGTTTTAGTGAAGGGTCTTTACGTGTTCAGCAGGCTTGCTCTAAGGCGGTAGCTGCTATGGCTAGATTTGGAATTGATCCTACTACACCTGGAGATAAGAAAACGAATGTGGTTCACTCTCTTTGTAAGCCGCTCTCTGATTCTCTTATTGATTCACAACATCAGCAGCATCTTGCTTTGGGATCTGCTCTTTGCTTGAAGTCACTTGTGGATTGCGATAATTGGCGATCTGCTTCTAGTGAAATGGTTAATAATGTTTGTCAAAGCTTAGCTGTTGCCCTTGAAGCCACTTCAAGTGAAGCCAACTCTCATATGGCACTTGTTATGACACTTGCCAAACACAATCCTTTTACTGTGGAGGCGTATGCAAGGCTTTTGGTGAAGTCGGGTCTGAGGATTCTGGATTTAGGTGTTGTTGAAGATGATTCTCAGAAACGGCTTTTAGCTATACAGATGCTCAATTTTCTGATGAAGAATTTGAATCCCAAGAGTGTTTTTTCTGAGCTAGAGCTTATATGTCACGAGATGGAGAAACACCAAAAAGATGAGGTGCATTATGTCAAAATGGCAGCTTATGAAACCATGAGACAAGCAGAGATATTAATCGCTGAGGCAGATCCCATGTTTGATGCAGAGAACTGCAAGCCCCGAATCTCGCTCAGCGGATCAATCAAGTCTACACCAAGTCTTGGAGCACATGATGGGAGTGTTTATAGTAGACATGATGGGAGTTGTGTAAACGATCAAGACGAGGATGATGTTCTGTTTTCTGGTGTAGGCAGTGGAAGAACTGCTGTTTCAGGCTCTCCTTTGGTGGATTACAGAGAGAATAACCAAGAAACTGATTCTGTAATCGAGAGTCCAAGATATGGAAATCAG ATTCAATGTTTTGGTGTTGAAGATGAGAATATTGAGTCAGTTTGGTTCCATCAGCGGAACAGAAGTTCTGAGTTTAATGAATCTGTGAGCTCTAGGACGAACCGCTCAAGAAGTTCCAGACGAAGCACCAAGAAGAGACAATCAGGAGACATCTGTTCAAAACATCACAGGCATGGTTTCACACAAGATCCATTCACTGAGTTACTAGACAACAGAGAGCAGCTGCAACAGTTCAGTGAAAGctcatcatcgtcatcaataTATGATACATCTGGCACTACTAGTCCAACCAACACAACAGAAGATATCTATGAGAAACCGAAGTCAGATCTGGATTCTGAGGCCAAACTTAAGACAGGGGAGACTGATATAGACCCACGGCTGGGACGGAGTAAGCGTGTGTTAAAATTTGGGCTGGGTGTCTTTTCTATTGCAGTTGCAGGGTTTGCTTCTTTCATGTGGATGCATCTCCAGGATGATATGATGCCTCATCTTGTTCCGACTTAA
- the LOC104792640 gene encoding short-chain type dehydrogenase/reductase-like: protein MATQPPLPLAGRVAIVTGSSRGIGRAIAIHLAELGARIVINYTSKAADAERAAAEINAFPVREEITGKGPRAIVVQANVSEPSQVKSMFDAAETAFESPVHILVNSAGILDPNHPTIANTSVEDFDRIFSVNTRGAFLCSKEAANRLKKGGGGRIILVTSSTTRSLRLGYGTYAASKAAVETMVKILAKELKGTGITANCVAPGPIATEMFYDGKSPELVEKIAGESPFGRIGEAKDVVPLVGFLAGDGGEWVNGQIIPVNGGYV, encoded by the exons ATGGCTACACAACCGCCGCTTCCACTCGCCGGAAGAGTCGCCATCGTCACCGGCTCATCCCGTGGAATTGGCCGAGCTATAGCTATCCACCTAGCTGAACTCGGTGCGAGGATTGTTATCAACTACACATCTAAAGCCGCAGACGCCGAGCGTGCCGCGGCTGAGATCAACGCTTTCCCAGTTAGGGAAGAAATCACTGGAAAAGGACCAAGAGCCATTGTGGTTCAAGCCAATGTCTCTGAACCAAGCCAGGTGAAATCGATGTTCGATGCGGCTGAGACTGCCTTTGAATCGCCGGTTCACATTCTGGTTAACTCCGCTGGGATTCTCGATCCCAACCACCCTACGATTGCTAACACATCAGTCGAAGATTTCGATCGCATCTTCAG TGTCAATACAAGAGGAGCGTTTCTGTGTAGCAAGGAAGCAGCCAATAGGCTAAAGAAAGGAGGTGGTGGTCGGATCATACTCGTGACATCTTCAACGACCCGATCCTTAAGACTAGGATATGGTACCTATGCAGCATCAAAAGCAGCTGTGGAAACTATGGTTAAGATTCTTGCGAAAGAGCTAAAAGGTACAGGAATAACTGCCAACTGTGTTGCTCCAGGACCTATAGCCACTGAGATGTTCTATGATGGAAAGAGCCCAGAGTTGGTTGAGAAGATAGCCGGAGAGTCTCCCTTTGGAAGGATTGGTGAAGCCAAAGACGTGGTGCCTCTTGTTGGATTCTTGGCTGGTGATGGTGGTGAATGGGTCAATGGTCAGATCATTCCAGTTAATGGTGGATATGTGTAA
- the LOC104792723 gene encoding strigolactone esterase D14, with amino-acid sequence MSQHNILEALNVRVVGTGDRILFLAHGFGTDQSAWHLILPYFTQSYRVVLYDLVCAGSVNPDYFDFNRYTTLDPYVDDLLNIVDSLGIQNCAYVGHSVSAMIGIIASIRRPELFSKLILIGFSPRFLNDEDYHGGFEEGEIEKVFSAMEANYEAWVHGFAPLAVGADVPAAVREFSRTLFNMRPDISLFVSRTVFNSDLRGVLGLVRVPTCVIQTAKDVSVPASVAEYLRNHLGGDTTVEQLKTEGHLPHLSAPAQLAQFLRRALPR; translated from the coding sequence atgagtcaaCACAACATCTTAGAAGCTCTAAATGTTCGGGTCGTAGGTACGGGTGATCGGATCCTGTTTTTAGCCCATGGATTCGGTACAGACCAATCAGCATGGCACCTGATCCTTCCTTACTTCACCCAATCCTACAGAGTCGTCCTCTACGACTTAGTCTGCGCCGGCAGTGTCAACCCCGACTACTTCGACTTCAACCGCTACACGACTCTCGATCCTTACGTCGACGATCTCCTCAACATCGTCGATTCCCTAGGGATCCAGAACTGCGCTTACGTAGGCCACTCCGTCTCCGCTATGATCGGAATCATCGCTTCGATTCGTCGGCCGGAGCTTTTCTCGAAGCTGATCCTCATCGGATTCTCTCCTAGGTTCCTGAACGACGAGGATTACCACGGAGGGTTCGAAGAAGGAGAGATTGAGAAAGTTTTCTCGGCTATGGAAGCTAACTACGAAGCTTGGGTTCACGGATTTGCTCCGCTCGCCGTTGGAGCCGATGTTCCCGCGGCGGTTAGAGAGTTCAGCAGGACTCTGTTCAATATGCGTCCGGATATATCTCTGTTCGTATCGAGGACAGTGTTCAACAGCGATCTGAGAGGAGTCCTAGGGTTGGTTAGGGTTCCGACTTGCGTGATTCAGACGGCGAAAGATGTGTCAGTGCCGGCTTCGGTGGCGGAGTATCTGAGAAATCATCTAGGTGGAGATACGACTGTTGAGCAGCTTAAAACCGAAGGGCATTTGCCGCATCTTAGTGCTCCGGCTCAGCTTGCTCAGTTTCTCCGGCGAGCTCTTCCTCGGtga
- the LOC104792818 gene encoding glucan endo-1,3-beta-glucosidase 8-like, which translates to MNHRPKQSPITNSTVVFIIVSSVCFFSGCVSGLGVNWGTMATHQLPPKTVVEMLRDNNIQKVKLFDADTNTMGALAGSGVEVMVAIPNDLLKAMGNFQRAKDWVQRNVSRFNFNNGVKIKYVAVGNEPFLTAYNGSFINLTYPALFNIQTALNEAGVGDFIKATVPLNADVYNSPPDNQVPSAGRFRSDIIQEMTQIVNFLAQNKAPFTVNIYPFLSLYLSSDFPFDYAFFDGQNTVNDNGVIYTNVFDASFDTLVASLNALNHGDMEVIVGEVGWPTDGDKNANVQNAERFYSGLLPRLSNNLGTPMRKGYIEVYLFGFIDEDAKSVAPGNFERHWGIFKFDGKPKFPFDFRGQGQKKFLTGARNVQYMLNQWCMFNPNGRGNMSKLGDNIDYACSLSDCTALGYGSSCGNLDANGNASYAFNMYFQVQNQEAQACDFEGLAMITTRNISQGQCNFPIQIGEPSSGHYDYSYGSMVRLCLVMSGLMFLRLAQ; encoded by the exons ATGAATCATCGACCGAAACAGAGTCCCATAACTAACTCCACCGTTGTCTTTATCATCGTCTCCTCCGTATGCTTTTTCTCCGGCTGCGTCTCTGGCTTGGGAGTAAACTGGGGAACAATGGCGACTCATCAGTTACCACCGAAGACGGTGGTGGAGATGCTTAGAGACAACAACATACAGAAAGTGAAGCTGTTCGATGCTGACACGAACACGATGGGAGCTCTCGCTGGCTCCGGCGTCGAAGTTATGGTGGCGATCCCTAATGATCTTCTCAAAGCCATGGGAAACTTTCAAAGAGCTAAAGATTGGGTCCAACGAAACGTTTCTCGATTCAACTTTAACAACGGCGTTAAGATCAA ATATGTTGCCGTAGGGAACGAGCCATTCTTAACAGCATACAACGGATCTTTCATAAATCTAACGTACCCAGCACTCTTCAACATCCAAACCGCTTTAAACGAAGCCGGAGTCGGTGATTTCATCAAAGCGACCGTTCCTTTAAACGCCGACGTTTACAACTCTCCTCCAGACAACCAAGTCCCATCCGCAGGAAGATTCCGTTCCGACATCATCCAAGAAATGACACAAATCGTTAACTTCCTCGCGCAGAACAAAGCCCCTTTCACCGTCAACATTTACCCTTTCCTCAGTCTCTACCTAAGCAGTGACTTCCCTTTCGACTACGCTTTCTTTGACGGCCAAAACACCGTTAACGATAACGGTGTTATCTACACGAACGTCTTCGACGCTAGTTTCGACACGCTTGTAGCTTCTTTGAACGCGTTGAATCACGGCGACATGGAAGTGATCGTTGGAGAAGTTGGTTGGCCTACGGACGGAGACAAGAACGCAAACGTTCAAAACGCAGAACGGTTTTATTCCGGTTTGCTTCCGCGGTTGTCGAACAACTTAGGAACTCCTATGCGTAAAGGTTACATTGAAGTTTATCTTTTCGGATTTATCGATGAAGATGCAAAAAGTGTAGCGCCGGGAAACTTCGAACGTCATTGGGGGATATTCAAATTCGATGGAAAACCGAAGTTCCCGTTTGATTTTCGGGGGCAAGGGCAGAAAAAATTCTTAACCGGAGCTAGAAACGTTCAGTACATGCTAAACCAGTGGTGTATGTTTAATCCTAATGGTCGTGGCAATATGAGTAAGCTCGGAGATAATATAGACTACGCTTGTTCGCTTTCAGACTGTACCGCTTTAGGTTATGGATCATCTTGTGGCAATCTTGATGCGAATGGGAATGCGTCTTATGCATTTAATATGTATTTTCAAGTGCAAAATCAAGAAGCTCAAGCTTGCGATTTTGAAGGGCTAGCGATGATCACTACTAGGAATATATCTCAAGGACAATGTAATTTCCCGATCCAGATCGGAGAGCCATCTTCTGGTCATTATGATTATAGCTATGGTTCGATGGTTAGGTTATGTTTGGTGATGAGTGGTTTGATGTTTCTTCGCCTAGCACAAtga
- the LOC104792990 gene encoding uncharacterized protein LOC104792990 isoform X1, whose amino-acid sequence MMKGSKANLSALAEKCKTVIASNWQGYLNTIKPEDKASIIHTSKIKYVMRRGKPYLWVPESEPHNVNIMFDERGSFSIAHPYPGPLAAFFKSLGKLPDRVAFTGEIVPVKDKRVEAVNKYVEEAIHLEEKAISESPNSVRSILNSCDQMYASRCESLRALVYDAKEKYVIYKFVPSSCMFIDPNGATKEIDLKVLELSKADPLGIWSTKLVDGINKNESRRRALILFCLYYLDINARDAYMVSVDKKGFKLLGKVPSEEEAGDEYQWREFRFEFEEEVKDVEAFCHQLVEMEQEVVSKFTDHTGL is encoded by the exons ATGATGAAAGGAAGCAAGGCGAATCTCTCTGCACTAGCCGAGAAATGCAAA ACTGTAATCGCTTCGAACTGGCAAGGATACCTAAATACCATCAAACCTGAAGATAAAGctag TATAATACATACTTCAAAGATTAAGTACGTGATGAGACGAGGAAAGCCCTATCTCTGGGTACCAGAAAGTGAACCGCACAATGTC AACATAATGTTTGATGAACGTGGATCCTTTTCTATTGCCCATCCGTATCCTGGTCCCCTTGCAGCTTTTTTCAAGTCTTTAGGAAAG CTTCCAGACCGGGTTGCTTTTACTGGAGAGATTGTCCCTGTTAAAGATAAAAGG GTTGAGGCGGTGAATAAATATGTTGAGGAAGCTAtacacttagaggagaaagcgATTAGTGAGAGTCCAAATTCTGTTCGTAGCATCTTGAATTCGTGTGATCAGATGTATGCCTCCCGGTGTGAGAGTCTTAGAGCCCTGGTCTAtgatgcaaaagaaaaatacgTTATTTATAAGTTCGTTCCAag CTCATGTATGTTTATTGACCCAAATGGTGCCACGAAAGAAATAGACTTAAAGGTTTTGGAACTGTCAAAAGCTGATCCATTAG GGATTTGGTCTACAAAACTTGTGGATGGAATCAACAAGAACGAATCAAGAAGACGGGCTTTGATTCTTTTCTGTCTATACTATCTCGATATAAACgcaagg GATGCTTATATGGTATCAGTGGATAAGAAAGGTTTCAAGTTGTTGGGGAAGGTACcgagtgaagaagaagctggagaTGAGTATCAATGGAGAGAGTTTAGGTTTGAGTTTGAAGAAGAGGTGAAAGACGTTGAAGCTTTTTGCCACCAACTTGTGGAAATGGAACAAGAGGTTGTGAGCAAGTTCACTGACCATACCGGTCtgtga
- the LOC104792990 gene encoding uncharacterized protein LOC104792990 isoform X2, translating to MMKGSKANLSALAEKCKTVIASNWQGYLNTIKPEDKASIIHTSKIKYVMRRGKPYLWVPESEPHNVNIMFDERGSFSIAHPYPGPLAAFFKSLGKLPDRVAFTGEIVPVKDKRVEAVNKYVEEAIHLEEKAISESPNSVRSILNSCDQMYASRCESLRALVYDAKEKYVIYKFVPSSCMFIDPNGATKEIDLKVLELSKADPLGIWSTKLVDGINKNESRRRALILFCLYYLDINARVKKKAMLIWYQWIRKVSSCWGRYRVKKKLEMSINGESLGLSLKKR from the exons ATGATGAAAGGAAGCAAGGCGAATCTCTCTGCACTAGCCGAGAAATGCAAA ACTGTAATCGCTTCGAACTGGCAAGGATACCTAAATACCATCAAACCTGAAGATAAAGctag TATAATACATACTTCAAAGATTAAGTACGTGATGAGACGAGGAAAGCCCTATCTCTGGGTACCAGAAAGTGAACCGCACAATGTC AACATAATGTTTGATGAACGTGGATCCTTTTCTATTGCCCATCCGTATCCTGGTCCCCTTGCAGCTTTTTTCAAGTCTTTAGGAAAG CTTCCAGACCGGGTTGCTTTTACTGGAGAGATTGTCCCTGTTAAAGATAAAAGG GTTGAGGCGGTGAATAAATATGTTGAGGAAGCTAtacacttagaggagaaagcgATTAGTGAGAGTCCAAATTCTGTTCGTAGCATCTTGAATTCGTGTGATCAGATGTATGCCTCCCGGTGTGAGAGTCTTAGAGCCCTGGTCTAtgatgcaaaagaaaaatacgTTATTTATAAGTTCGTTCCAag CTCATGTATGTTTATTGACCCAAATGGTGCCACGAAAGAAATAGACTTAAAGGTTTTGGAACTGTCAAAAGCTGATCCATTAG GGATTTGGTCTACAAAACTTGTGGATGGAATCAACAAGAACGAATCAAGAAGACGGGCTTTGATTCTTTTCTGTCTATACTATCTCGATATAAACgcaagggtaaaaaaaaaagc GATGCTTATATGGTATCAGTGGATAAGAAAGGTTTCAAGTTGTTGGGGAAGGTACcgagtgaagaagaagctggagaTGAGTATCAATGGAGAGAGTTTAGGTTTGAGTTTGAAGAAGAGGTGA
- the LOC104793136 gene encoding myb-related protein 2 isoform X2 yields the protein MYYQNQHQGKNILSSSRMHITTERNPFLRGNSPGESGLILSTDAKPRLKWTPDLHERFIEAVNQLGGADKATPKTIMKVMGIPGLTLYHLKSHLQKYRLSKNLNGQANSGLNKIGMMTMMEEKTPDVDEIQSENLSIGPQPNMNSPISEALQMQIEVQRRLHEQLELRIEAQGKYLQSVLEKAQETLGRQNLGAAGIEAAKVQLSELVSKVSAEYPNSSFLEPKELQNLRPQQIQTTTYPPDCSLESCLTSSEGTQKTLENNRIGLRTYLGDSTSEQKENMEEEPLFQRMELTWREGLRGNPYLSTMVSETEQRISYSERSPGRLSIGVGLQGHKGHHHQQGNNEYTDERFKDKSEDHKFETRNHRKGMDSATELDLNTHVESYSTTTRTKQFDLNGFSWN from the exons ATGTATTACCAAAACCAGCACCAAGGAAAGAAcatcctctcttcttcaagaATGCATATAACCACTGAAAGGAATCCATTCCTCAGAGGGAACAGTCCAGGAGAATCTGGACTCATCCTTTCGACGGATGCAAAGCCACGCCTAAAATGGACTCCAGATCTTCATGAGAGATTCATAGAAGCAGTCAATCAACTCGGTGGAGCAGATA AAGCTACTCCTAAGACAATCATGAAAGTCATGGGTATTCCAGGCCTTACCTTATACCATCTCAAAAGTCATCTTCAG AAATACAGGCTGAGCAAGAATCTCAACGGACAAGCTAATAGTGGCTTGAACAAGATAG GTATGATGACCATGATGGAAGAAAAGACCCCTGATGTAGATGAAATTCAGAGTGAGAATTTAAGCATCGGACCACAGCCAAACAT GAATTCGCCAATAAGTGAAGCACTGCAAATGCAAATAGAGGTCCAAAGAAGGCTTCATGAGCAACTTGAG CTCAGGATAGAGGCTCAAGGGAAGTACCTGCAATCGGTGTTGGAGAAAGCACAAGAGACTCTTGGAAGACAGAACCTGGGTGCAGCTGGAATCGAAGCTGCAAAAGTACAACTCTCGGAATTAGTATCTAAAGTATCAGCAGAGTACCCAAACTCAAGTTTCCTAGAACCAAAAGAACTCCAAAACCTACGCCCACAACAGATTCAAACAACCACCTATCCACCTGATTGCTCTCTTGAAAGTTGCCTGACCTCAAGCGAGGGAACGCAGAAAACGCTAGAGAACAACAGAATAGGACTAAGAACATATCTAGGTGATTCAACATCCGAGCAGAAAGAGAATATGGAAGAAGAACCATTGTTCCAAAGAATGGAGCTCACATGGAGAGAAGGTCTAAGAGGAAATCCATACCTTTCAACAATGGTCAgtgaaacagaacaaagaatCTCATATTCAGAGAGAAGTCCAGGTAGATTATCAATAGGAGTAGGATTGCAGGGACACAAAGGTCATCACCATCAACAAGGCAACAATGAGTATACAGACGAAAGATTCAAAGACAAAAGTGAGGATCATAAGTTTGAAACAAGAAACCACCGGAAAGGCATGGATTCAGCAACAGAGCTAGACCTCAACACACATGTTGAAAGCTATAGTACAACAACGCGCACGAAACAGTTCGACTTGAATGGTTTCAGCTGGAACTGA
- the LOC104793136 gene encoding myb-related protein 2 isoform X1, which produces MYYQNQHQGKNILSSSRMHITTERNPFLRGNSPGESGLILSTDAKPRLKWTPDLHERFIEAVNQLGGADKATPKTIMKVMGIPGLTLYHLKSHLQKYRLSKNLNGQANSGLNKIGMMTMMEEKTPDVDEIQSENLSIGPQPNMNSPISEALQMQIEVQRRLHEQLEVQRHLQLRIEAQGKYLQSVLEKAQETLGRQNLGAAGIEAAKVQLSELVSKVSAEYPNSSFLEPKELQNLRPQQIQTTTYPPDCSLESCLTSSEGTQKTLENNRIGLRTYLGDSTSEQKENMEEEPLFQRMELTWREGLRGNPYLSTMVSETEQRISYSERSPGRLSIGVGLQGHKGHHHQQGNNEYTDERFKDKSEDHKFETRNHRKGMDSATELDLNTHVESYSTTTRTKQFDLNGFSWN; this is translated from the exons ATGTATTACCAAAACCAGCACCAAGGAAAGAAcatcctctcttcttcaagaATGCATATAACCACTGAAAGGAATCCATTCCTCAGAGGGAACAGTCCAGGAGAATCTGGACTCATCCTTTCGACGGATGCAAAGCCACGCCTAAAATGGACTCCAGATCTTCATGAGAGATTCATAGAAGCAGTCAATCAACTCGGTGGAGCAGATA AAGCTACTCCTAAGACAATCATGAAAGTCATGGGTATTCCAGGCCTTACCTTATACCATCTCAAAAGTCATCTTCAG AAATACAGGCTGAGCAAGAATCTCAACGGACAAGCTAATAGTGGCTTGAACAAGATAG GTATGATGACCATGATGGAAGAAAAGACCCCTGATGTAGATGAAATTCAGAGTGAGAATTTAAGCATCGGACCACAGCCAAACAT GAATTCGCCAATAAGTGAAGCACTGCAAATGCAAATAGAGGTCCAAAGAAGGCTTCATGAGCAACTTGAG GTACAGCGACATTTGCAGCTCAGGATAGAGGCTCAAGGGAAGTACCTGCAATCGGTGTTGGAGAAAGCACAAGAGACTCTTGGAAGACAGAACCTGGGTGCAGCTGGAATCGAAGCTGCAAAAGTACAACTCTCGGAATTAGTATCTAAAGTATCAGCAGAGTACCCAAACTCAAGTTTCCTAGAACCAAAAGAACTCCAAAACCTACGCCCACAACAGATTCAAACAACCACCTATCCACCTGATTGCTCTCTTGAAAGTTGCCTGACCTCAAGCGAGGGAACGCAGAAAACGCTAGAGAACAACAGAATAGGACTAAGAACATATCTAGGTGATTCAACATCCGAGCAGAAAGAGAATATGGAAGAAGAACCATTGTTCCAAAGAATGGAGCTCACATGGAGAGAAGGTCTAAGAGGAAATCCATACCTTTCAACAATGGTCAgtgaaacagaacaaagaatCTCATATTCAGAGAGAAGTCCAGGTAGATTATCAATAGGAGTAGGATTGCAGGGACACAAAGGTCATCACCATCAACAAGGCAACAATGAGTATACAGACGAAAGATTCAAAGACAAAAGTGAGGATCATAAGTTTGAAACAAGAAACCACCGGAAAGGCATGGATTCAGCAACAGAGCTAGACCTCAACACACATGTTGAAAGCTATAGTACAACAACGCGCACGAAACAGTTCGACTTGAATGGTTTCAGCTGGAACTGA